In Fusobacterium hwasookii, a single window of DNA contains:
- a CDS encoding ABC transporter ATP-binding protein, giving the protein MASVTITGVTKSFGNVTVLQEFNQKFEDGEFITLLGPSGCGKTTMLRLIAGFEKPSSGEIYIGDKLVSSEKQFLPPEKRGIGMVFQSYAVWPHMNVFDNIAYPLKIQKINKNEIEERVNQVLKIVHLEQYKDRFPSELSGGQQQRVALGRALVAQPEILLLDEPLSNLDAKLREEMRYEIKEITKKLKITVIYVTHDQIEAMTMSDRIVLINKGEVQQVAPPQEIYSKPKNMFVANFVGKVDFLKGKIEGNKILLDNTNGQTLPNTSSFKGNVVVAIRPENAILSDDGEITGKVYSKFYLGDCNDLRVEIGNGNILRIIARASTYNTLNEGDEVKIKILDYFVFEDDGKDQIKIMT; this is encoded by the coding sequence ATGGCATCAGTAACAATAACAGGAGTTACAAAATCTTTTGGGAATGTAACAGTCTTACAAGAATTTAATCAAAAATTTGAAGATGGAGAATTTATAACACTACTAGGTCCATCTGGTTGTGGAAAAACAACTATGCTTAGACTTATTGCAGGATTTGAAAAACCAAGTAGTGGGGAAATATATATAGGTGATAAATTAGTGTCAAGTGAAAAACAATTTTTACCACCTGAAAAAAGAGGAATTGGAATGGTATTCCAATCTTATGCAGTATGGCCTCATATGAATGTATTTGATAATATTGCTTATCCATTAAAAATTCAAAAAATTAATAAGAATGAAATAGAAGAAAGAGTAAATCAAGTCTTAAAAATTGTACACTTAGAACAATATAAAGATAGATTTCCATCTGAATTATCAGGAGGACAGCAACAAAGGGTTGCATTAGGAAGAGCTTTAGTGGCTCAGCCAGAAATTTTATTATTGGATGAACCTCTTTCAAATCTTGATGCAAAGTTAAGAGAGGAAATGAGATATGAAATAAAGGAAATAACTAAAAAATTAAAAATAACAGTTATTTATGTAACTCATGACCAAATAGAAGCAATGACAATGAGTGATAGAATTGTATTGATTAATAAAGGAGAAGTACAACAAGTAGCACCTCCTCAAGAAATATATTCTAAACCTAAAAATATGTTTGTTGCAAACTTTGTAGGTAAGGTTGATTTTCTTAAAGGAAAGATTGAAGGAAATAAAATTTTACTTGATAATACTAATGGGCAAACACTTCCTAACACAAGTTCATTTAAAGGAAATGTTGTTGTAGCAATTCGTCCAGAAAATGCTATTCTTTCTGATGATGGAGAAATTACAGGTAAAGTTTATTCTAAATTCTATTTAGGAGATTGCAATGATTTAAGAGTTGAAATTGGAAATGGAAATATTTTAAGAATAATTGCAAGAGCTTCAACTTACAACACTTTAAATGAAGGTGATGAGGTAAAAATAAAAATCCTAGATTATTTTGTTTTTGAAGATGATGGAAAAGATCAAATTAAAATTATGACATAA
- a CDS encoding nitrogenase component 1, with protein sequence MNIERCCKNEKNKMLKTLLNISENIVISIGPTGCLNVLYNEAIKENKLGNLYTFPVSEIDMVSANHIEKLEKYIVKIISENFEKIKSIIIYLTCPDLILVSDFSFLTKKIKNDYGIIVKILERGPIAKRKLSPEKRLEKLLVELEEEQKNTSKIKDKKISDLKIEIQHIVPPITSDYSGACSTLYGENILKILISPNGCKTPVAYDEIRNIDYSLQYSTSLNELEIVTGEINGLEENIKEIISQNPKIEFIAIISTVVPQIIGMDLESIVENIEETLDIPCIFINTNSFENYYSGISLTLNSLAKKFMFENKKIKNTVNIIGYSPLTFGKIEKLEEVFSLIKSLDLNILTVFSDNLSLEKIKNSTSAELNLVLSYEGLTLAKYMEKEFSIPYIIINVVSIYGIENTENILKNYFYKTNNSFEKLEKRDKLDDRKVMIIASPFMAINIAESLREDFSLTNILALSLIKESRKLKKVEYLDFLNIVNTEDDLKEKIKEYKPDILISDPVYKNLVNEEITFIPLLHYGYSTRLYLELDYEYCGKKAYEYFKKFI encoded by the coding sequence ATGAATATAGAGAGATGTTGTAAAAATGAAAAAAATAAAATGCTCAAAACTTTGCTCAATATTTCAGAAAATATAGTTATCTCTATTGGACCAACTGGTTGTTTAAATGTTCTTTACAATGAGGCAATAAAAGAAAATAAATTAGGAAATTTATATACCTTTCCTGTATCTGAAATAGATATGGTTTCAGCTAATCATATAGAAAAATTAGAAAAGTATATAGTTAAGATAATTTCTGAAAATTTTGAAAAAATAAAATCAATTATTATCTATTTAACTTGTCCTGATTTAATATTAGTAAGTGATTTTTCATTTTTAACAAAAAAAATTAAAAATGATTATGGAATTATTGTAAAAATATTGGAAAGAGGTCCTATTGCAAAGAGAAAATTATCACCAGAAAAAAGATTAGAAAAATTATTAGTTGAATTAGAAGAAGAACAAAAAAATACTTCAAAAATAAAAGATAAAAAAATAAGTGATTTAAAAATAGAAATTCAACATATAGTTCCACCAATAACTTCTGATTATTCAGGAGCTTGTTCAACTTTATATGGTGAAAATATTTTAAAAATATTAATTTCACCTAATGGCTGTAAAACACCAGTTGCTTATGATGAAATAAGAAATATAGATTATAGTTTACAATATTCAACCTCATTGAATGAATTAGAGATAGTTACTGGTGAAATAAATGGACTGGAAGAAAATATAAAAGAAATTATAAGTCAAAATCCTAAAATTGAGTTTATAGCTATTATTTCAACAGTAGTTCCTCAAATAATAGGAATGGATTTAGAGTCTATTGTTGAGAATATAGAAGAAACATTAGATATTCCTTGTATTTTTATAAATACAAATAGTTTTGAAAATTATTACTCTGGAATTTCATTAACACTAAATAGTTTAGCTAAAAAATTTATGTTTGAAAATAAGAAAATTAAAAACACTGTAAATATTATTGGATATTCTCCTTTAACTTTTGGAAAAATAGAAAAGTTAGAAGAAGTATTTTCTTTAATAAAAAGTTTAGATTTGAATATCCTAACTGTTTTTTCAGATAATTTATCATTAGAAAAAATAAAAAATAGTACATCAGCTGAATTAAATCTGGTTTTAAGTTATGAGGGACTTACTCTTGCAAAATATATGGAAAAAGAATTTTCAATTCCTTATATAATAATAAATGTTGTTTCAATATATGGTATTGAAAATACAGAAAATATTTTAAAAAACTATTTTTATAAAACAAATAATTCTTTTGAAAAGTTAGAAAAAAGAGATAAATTAGATGATAGAAAAGTTATGATTATTGCTTCTCCATTTATGGCAATAAATATAGCTGAGTCTTTAAGAGAAGACTTTTCATTAACCAATATCTTAGCACTTTCACTTATAAAAGAAAGTAGAAAATTAAAAAAAGTTGAATATTTAGACTTTTTAAACATTGTAAATACAGAAGATGATTTAAAAGAAAAGATAAAAGAGTATAAACCTGATATTTTAATATCAGACCCTGTATATAAAAATTTAGTAAATGAAGAAATTACTTTTATTCCTTTACTTCATTATGGATATAGTACTAGACTATATCTGGAATTAGATTATGAATATTGTGGAAAAAAAGCTTATGAATATTTTAAAAAATTTATTTAA
- a CDS encoding ABC transporter ATP-binding protein, whose protein sequence is MNLEIKNGNFSYTDGNPILKDINLKIDSGEIFTILGQNGIGKTTLLKCINGVLKWNSGEVFIDNKKVDSIKDLKDIAYVPQAHSFSFSYTVRELSIMGRAKYLNIFSTPSKSDYDIVEKVLDEMGILHLKDRKCSELSGGQLQLVFLARALVGEPKILILDEPESHLDFKNQTKILRTIVQLAKKKNITCIFNTHYPEYALRISDKSMLIGKDDYIIGKTSEVINEENLKKYFGINTKIVEIEDEKQKIKSVVITDNLERE, encoded by the coding sequence ATGAATTTAGAGATAAAAAATGGAAATTTTTCATATACTGATGGGAATCCTATTTTAAAAGATATAAACTTAAAAATTGATAGTGGAGAGATATTTACAATATTGGGGCAAAATGGAATTGGTAAAACAACATTGTTAAAATGTATTAATGGAGTTTTAAAATGGAATTCTGGTGAAGTATTTATTGATAATAAAAAAGTTGATTCTATAAAAGATTTAAAAGATATAGCTTATGTTCCCCAAGCACATTCATTCTCTTTTTCATATACTGTAAGAGAGCTTTCTATTATGGGAAGAGCTAAATATTTAAATATTTTCTCTACTCCTTCAAAATCAGATTACGATATAGTAGAAAAAGTTTTAGATGAGATGGGAATATTGCATTTAAAAGATAGAAAATGCTCAGAGTTAAGTGGTGGACAACTTCAACTAGTTTTCTTAGCTCGAGCTCTAGTAGGAGAGCCTAAAATTTTAATTCTTGATGAACCTGAATCACATTTAGATTTTAAAAATCAAACAAAAATTTTAAGGACAATTGTTCAATTAGCAAAAAAGAAAAATATTACTTGTATTTTTAACACTCACTATCCTGAATATGCTTTAAGAATTTCAGACAAGTCTATGTTAATAGGAAAAGATGACTATATTATTGGTAAAACTAGTGAAGTTATTAATGAAGAAAATTTAAAAAAATATTTTGGGATAAATACAAAAATTGTTGAAATAGAAGATGAAAAACAAAAAATAAAATCTGTGGTGATAACAGATAATTTGGAAAGAGAGTAA
- a CDS encoding extracellular solute-binding protein, translating into MKKRFFWLVLSLMTLFLVACGGGEKKEETKDSTNANTEISGKIVIYTSMYEDIIDNVSEKLKKEFPNLEVEFFQGGTGTLQSKIIAELQANKLGCDMLMVAEPSYSLELKEKGILHAYLSKNAENLALDYDKEGYWYPVRLLNMVLAYNPDKYKKEDLALTFEDFAKREDLAGKISIPDPLKSGTALAAVSALSDKYGEEYFQNLAKLKVVVESGSVAVTKLETGEAAEIMILEESILKKREEENSTLEVIYPEDGIISIPSTIMTIKEDMSANKNIKAAEALTDWFLSPAGQEAIVEGWMHSVLKDAEKAPYDAKATAEILKSSMPINWEKTYKDREELRKMFEKFITKAN; encoded by the coding sequence ATGAAAAAGAGATTTTTTTGGCTTGTGTTATCTTTGATGACATTATTTTTAGTTGCTTGTGGTGGAGGAGAAAAGAAAGAAGAAACAAAAGATTCTACTAATGCTAATACAGAAATAAGTGGAAAAATTGTTATCTATACTTCTATGTATGAAGACATAATAGATAATGTTAGTGAAAAACTAAAAAAAGAGTTTCCAAATTTGGAAGTTGAATTTTTCCAAGGTGGAACAGGAACTTTACAATCTAAAATTATAGCTGAATTACAAGCTAATAAATTAGGTTGTGACATGTTAATGGTTGCAGAACCATCTTACTCATTAGAATTAAAAGAAAAAGGAATATTACATGCATATCTTTCTAAAAATGCTGAAAATTTAGCATTAGATTATGATAAAGAAGGATATTGGTATCCAGTTCGTCTATTAAATATGGTTTTAGCATATAATCCTGATAAATACAAAAAAGAAGACTTAGCTCTTACATTTGAAGATTTTGCTAAAAGAGAAGATTTAGCAGGAAAAATATCAATTCCTGATCCATTAAAATCTGGAACTGCTTTAGCTGCTGTTTCTGCATTAAGTGATAAATATGGAGAAGAATATTTCCAAAATTTAGCTAAATTAAAAGTTGTTGTTGAATCTGGTTCAGTAGCTGTTACTAAATTAGAAACAGGAGAAGCTGCTGAAATTATGATACTTGAAGAATCTATTTTAAAGAAAAGAGAAGAAGAAAATTCTACACTAGAAGTTATATATCCAGAAGATGGAATAATTTCTATTCCAAGTACAATAATGACTATTAAAGAAGATATGTCAGCAAATAAAAATATAAAAGCAGCAGAAGCTTTAACTGATTGGTTCTTATCACCAGCTGGACAAGAAGCAATAGTAGAAGGTTGGATGCACTCTGTTTTAAAAGATGCTGAAAAAGCTCCTTATGATGCAAAAGCTACTGCTGAAATATTAAAATCATCTATGCCTATAAATTGGGAAAAAACATATAAAGATAGAGAAGAACTAAGAAAAATGTTTGAAAAATTTATAACTAAAGCAAACTAA
- the nrdD gene encoding anaerobic ribonucleoside-triphosphate reductase, whose amino-acid sequence MKRVIKRDGSVVEFDRNRIINAIKKTFEQASREPNMKLIEKIASQVEDLPDKVLSVEEIQDIVVKKLMGSSEKDIAMSYQSYRTLKAEIRDREKGIYKQIGELVDASNEKLLSENANKDAKTISVQRDLLAGISSRDYYLNKIVPEHIKLAHIKGEIHLHDLAYLLFRETNCELVNIEAMLKGGCNIGNAKMLEPNSVDVAVGHIVQIIASVSSNTYGGCSIPYLDRALVRYIKKTFKKHFLRGAKYIDDLSEEQIEELKKENLEYSNEVIKNKYPKTYEYSVDMTEESVKQAMQGLEYEINSLSTVNGQTPFTTVGIGTETSWEGRLVQKYVLKTRMAGFGAKKETAIFPKIVYAMCEGLNLNEGDPNWDISQLASECMTKSIYPDILFITEEQLKNETVVYPMGCRAFLSSWKDENGNERYSGRFNIGATTINLPRIAIKNRGDEEGFYKELDRILEICKENCLFRARYLENTVAEMAPILWMSGALAEKNQKDTIKDLIWGGYSTVSIGYIGLSEVSQLLYGKDFSESEEVYEKTFNILKYMADKVLEYKQKYNLGFALYGTPSESLCDRFARVDKQEFGDIKGVTDKGYYDNSFHVSSRINMSPFEKLKLEALGHKYSAGGHISYIETDSLTKNLEAIPDILRYAKMVGIHYMGINQPVDKCHICGYKGEFTATKEGFTCPQCGNHDSNEMSVIRRVCGYLSQPNARPFNKGKQEEIMHRVKHS is encoded by the coding sequence ATGAAAAGAGTTATTAAAAGAGATGGTTCAGTAGTTGAGTTTGATAGAAATAGAATAATAAATGCAATAAAAAAAACATTTGAGCAAGCTTCTAGAGAACCAAATATGAAATTAATAGAAAAAATTGCCTCCCAAGTAGAAGATTTACCTGATAAAGTTTTATCAGTAGAGGAAATACAAGATATAGTGGTAAAAAAATTAATGGGCTCATCTGAAAAAGATATAGCAATGTCTTATCAAAGTTATAGAACTTTAAAAGCAGAAATAAGAGATAGAGAAAAGGGAATATATAAACAAATTGGAGAGCTTGTAGATGCTTCTAATGAGAAGTTACTATCTGAAAATGCAAATAAAGATGCTAAAACTATTTCTGTTCAAAGAGATTTACTTGCAGGAATTTCTTCAAGAGATTACTATTTAAATAAAATAGTTCCTGAACATATAAAATTAGCACATATAAAAGGTGAAATTCATTTACATGATTTGGCCTATTTACTTTTTAGAGAAACAAACTGTGAACTTGTAAATATAGAAGCTATGCTAAAAGGTGGATGTAATATAGGTAATGCTAAAATGCTAGAACCTAATTCTGTTGATGTTGCAGTTGGACATATAGTTCAAATTATTGCTTCTGTTTCATCTAATACCTATGGAGGTTGTTCAATTCCATATTTAGATAGAGCTTTAGTTAGATATATAAAGAAAACTTTCAAAAAGCACTTTTTAAGAGGAGCAAAATATATAGATGATTTAAGTGAAGAACAAATTGAGGAATTAAAGAAAGAAAATTTAGAATATTCAAATGAAGTTATAAAAAATAAATATCCTAAAACTTATGAATATTCAGTTGATATGACAGAAGAATCTGTAAAACAAGCAATGCAAGGTTTAGAATATGAAATAAATTCTCTATCTACTGTAAATGGTCAAACTCCTTTTACAACAGTAGGGATAGGAACTGAAACTTCTTGGGAAGGAAGACTTGTTCAAAAATATGTTTTAAAAACAAGAATGGCAGGCTTTGGAGCTAAAAAGGAAACTGCTATTTTCCCTAAAATTGTTTATGCAATGTGTGAAGGATTAAACTTGAATGAAGGAGATCCTAACTGGGATATTTCACAACTTGCTTCTGAATGTATGACAAAATCAATTTATCCTGATATTTTATTTATAACAGAAGAACAATTAAAAAATGAAACAGTAGTTTATCCAATGGGGTGTAGAGCTTTCTTATCTTCTTGGAAAGATGAAAATGGTAATGAAAGATATTCAGGAAGATTTAATATAGGTGCTACAACTATTAATTTGCCGAGAATAGCTATTAAAAATCGTGGAGATGAAGAAGGTTTTTATAAAGAACTTGATAGAATTTTAGAAATTTGTAAAGAAAACTGTCTGTTTAGAGCAAGATATTTAGAAAATACTGTTGCAGAAATGGCACCTATTCTTTGGATGTCAGGGGCACTTGCTGAAAAAAATCAAAAGGATACAATTAAAGATTTAATTTGGGGAGGATATTCAACAGTATCAATAGGATATATTGGACTTAGTGAAGTTTCTCAATTATTGTATGGTAAAGATTTTTCTGAATCAGAAGAAGTGTATGAAAAGACTTTTAATATATTAAAATATATGGCAGATAAAGTTCTTGAATACAAGCAAAAATATAATTTAGGTTTTGCACTATATGGAACTCCATCAGAATCACTATGTGATAGATTTGCAAGAGTTGATAAACAAGAATTTGGAGATATAAAAGGAGTAACTGATAAAGGTTATTATGATAATTCTTTCCATGTTTCTTCAAGAATAAATATGAGTCCATTTGAAAAATTAAAACTTGAGGCACTAGGTCATAAATATTCAGCTGGAGGTCATATCAGTTATATTGAAACTGATTCTTTAACAAAGAATTTAGAAGCTATTCCAGATATTTTAAGATATGCAAAAATGGTTGGAATACATTATATGGGAATAAATCAACCTGTTGATAAATGTCATATCTGTGGCTATAAAGGAGAATTTACAGCTACTAAGGAAGGATTTACTTGCCCACAATGTGGAAACCATGATAGTAATGAAATGAGTGTAATAAGGAGAGTCTGTGGTTACCTATCTCAACCTAATGCTAGACCATTTAACAAAGGTAAGCAAGAGGAAATAATGCATAGAGTAAAACACAGTTAG
- a CDS encoding ABC transporter substrate-binding protein: MKKIFSSMVILFLFLFANVNAKTVTDLTGKKVTVKDNPSRIAIIPIPWASLAYAVDGDSSKIVGMHPSAKKSYEISILKDLAPNMKNVNSVFVDNNFNINYEELALLKPDLVVVWDYQNDAIEKLDKLKIPAVAIKYGTLEDVQQGIKLLGDILNKQEKAQKLINYHKDTNKYFASKTEKLANTKRKKILYVRDSQLTVATGKSVNNIMIDMAGGVNVAKDITNDNWSKVTMEEIMRWNPDIIILSNFDKILPEDIYNNKFEGQDWSKINAVKNKKVFKAPIGIYRWDAPSAETPLMIKWIAKVVNPELFNDYNMRKDIKDFYLEFFNYKLTDEQLNFILNSKVNKGLNL; the protein is encoded by the coding sequence ATGAAAAAAATTTTTAGTTCAATGGTTATTTTATTTTTATTTTTGTTTGCAAATGTTAATGCTAAAACTGTTACAGATTTAACAGGCAAAAAAGTTACAGTTAAAGACAATCCAAGCAGAATTGCTATTATCCCTATTCCTTGGGCTTCTTTAGCTTATGCTGTAGATGGAGATTCTTCTAAAATAGTGGGAATGCATCCTTCTGCTAAAAAATCTTATGAAATAAGTATATTAAAAGACTTAGCTCCAAATATGAAAAATGTAAATTCAGTATTTGTGGATAATAATTTTAATATAAATTATGAAGAGTTGGCTCTTTTAAAGCCTGACCTTGTTGTTGTGTGGGATTATCAAAATGATGCAATAGAAAAACTTGATAAATTAAAAATACCAGCAGTGGCAATAAAATATGGAACATTGGAAGATGTTCAACAAGGTATAAAATTACTTGGAGATATTCTTAATAAACAAGAAAAAGCTCAAAAATTAATCAATTATCATAAGGATACTAATAAGTATTTTGCTTCAAAAACTGAAAAATTAGCAAATACAAAAAGAAAAAAAATTCTTTATGTTAGAGATTCTCAATTAACTGTAGCAACTGGAAAATCAGTTAATAATATTATGATTGATATGGCAGGTGGAGTGAATGTTGCCAAAGATATCACTAATGATAATTGGTCAAAAGTTACTATGGAAGAAATTATGAGATGGAATCCTGATATTATCATTTTAAGTAATTTTGATAAAATTTTGCCAGAAGATATTTATAATAACAAATTTGAAGGTCAAGATTGGTCAAAAATTAATGCAGTTAAAAATAAAAAAGTATTTAAAGCTCCAATAGGTATTTATAGATGGGATGCTCCTTCAGCAGAAACTCCACTTATGATAAAATGGATAGCAAAAGTAGTAAATCCAGAACTTTTTAATGATTATAATATGAGAAAAGATATAAAAGATTTTTATTTGGAATTTTTTAATTATAAACTTACTGATGAACAATTAAACTTTATTTTAAATTCAAAAGTTAATAAAGGTTTAAATCTTTAA
- a CDS encoding FecCD family ABC transporter permease, producing the protein MNTYRKKISFLLIILILCILISIFLGRFFISPKMFFNVLSDGIKGVENNSIESSIIFELRIPRIIMNILVGAGLAISGVAFQGVFQNPLVSPDVISVSSGSAFGAVLAILLFGMNSYVIILALFFGILSVVITYSLSKVRGESSVLSLILSGMVITALFSALISLVKYTADPYDKLPAITYWLMGSFSSSSYNNIKIAVFPIISGIMILYFLRWRINILSLGDEEVKSLGMNPVYIRAFIIIAVTMITATCVTLTGIIGWVGLLIPHICRMYIGADNVKLIPSSCIMGAIFMLIIDGIARTATSSEIPIGILTSLIGAPFFIIIFKKYRSW; encoded by the coding sequence ATGAATACATATAGAAAAAAAATATCATTTCTTTTAATTATACTAATTTTGTGTATATTAATTTCAATATTTTTAGGAAGATTTTTTATATCACCTAAAATGTTTTTTAATGTTTTATCAGATGGTATAAAAGGGGTTGAAAATAATTCAATTGAAAGCTCTATAATTTTTGAATTGAGAATACCTAGGATAATAATGAATATATTGGTAGGGGCTGGACTTGCTATTTCAGGAGTAGCCTTTCAAGGAGTATTTCAAAATCCTTTGGTTAGTCCAGATGTAATAAGTGTGAGTTCAGGCTCTGCATTTGGAGCTGTTTTAGCTATACTTTTATTTGGAATGAATTCTTATGTTATTATTTTAGCTTTATTCTTTGGTATATTAAGTGTAGTCATAACTTATAGTTTATCAAAAGTAAGAGGAGAAAGTTCTGTGCTTTCTCTAATACTTTCTGGTATGGTTATAACAGCTCTCTTTTCAGCATTAATTTCACTTGTAAAATATACAGCTGATCCTTACGATAAACTACCTGCTATAACATATTGGCTTATGGGAAGCTTTTCTAGTTCTTCCTATAATAATATTAAAATTGCTGTATTTCCAATAATCTCTGGTATTATGATATTGTATTTTTTAAGGTGGAGAATAAATATTTTATCTCTTGGTGATGAAGAAGTTAAATCATTAGGTATGAATCCTGTCTATATTAGAGCTTTTATTATTATTGCAGTAACAATGATAACTGCAACTTGTGTAACATTAACAGGAATAATTGGTTGGGTAGGATTATTAATTCCTCATATATGTCGTATGTATATAGGAGCTGATAATGTAAAATTGATTCCAAGTTCTTGTATTATGGGAGCAATTTTTATGCTTATAATAGATGGAATAGCAAGAACAGCAACTTCTAGTGAAATCCCTATTGGGATATTGACTTCCTTGATAGGAGCCCCATTTTTTATTATAATCTTTAAAAAATATAGGAGTTGGTAA
- a CDS encoding ABC transporter permease, whose product MVGQKKWKIDIKWIVILAIVAFLLIFEVFPLFYLLIKSLFSGGSFSWEAYRRVYTYDLNWIALKNTMITAGFTTILGVAIAFPLAFLVGRTDMYGKKFFRTLFVVTYMVPPYVGAMAWLRLLNPNAGVLNKFLMKIFGLGAAPFNIYTISGIVWVLTCFFYPYAFITISRAMEKMDPSLEEASRVSGASPLKTLFKVTIPMMTPSIIAAGLLVFVASASAYGIPSIIGAPGQIYTVTMRIIDFVHIGSEEGLTDAMTLAVFLMLISNIILYISTFVVGKKQYITMSGKSTRPNIVELGKWRLPITIIISVFSFFVIILPFITVAITSFTVNMGKPLTLSNLSLKAWEKVFSRASIISSTTNSFITAAAAAFFGILISCVMAYLLQRTNVKGKRIPDFLITLGSGTPSVTIALALIISMSGKFGINIYNTLTIMVVAYMIKYMLMGMRTVVSAMSQVHPSLEEAAQISGANWLRMLKDVTLPLIGASIVAGIFLIFMPSFYELTMSTLLYSSNTKTIGYELYIYQTYHSQQVASALATAILLFVILVNYILNKLTKGQFSI is encoded by the coding sequence ATGGTTGGACAAAAAAAATGGAAGATAGATATAAAATGGATAGTTATTTTAGCAATAGTAGCTTTCTTACTTATATTTGAAGTTTTTCCATTATTCTACTTATTAATTAAATCCCTGTTTTCAGGAGGAAGTTTTTCTTGGGAAGCATATAGAAGAGTTTATACTTATGACTTAAACTGGATAGCCTTAAAAAATACTATGATAACTGCTGGATTTACAACAATTCTTGGAGTTGCTATAGCATTTCCATTGGCATTTTTAGTTGGAAGAACAGATATGTATGGAAAGAAATTTTTTAGAACTTTATTTGTAGTTACCTATATGGTTCCACCATATGTTGGAGCTATGGCTTGGTTAAGACTTTTAAATCCAAATGCTGGTGTTCTAAATAAATTTTTAATGAAAATATTTGGTTTAGGAGCAGCTCCTTTTAATATCTATACAATATCTGGAATTGTCTGGGTGTTAACCTGCTTTTTCTATCCTTATGCTTTCATAACAATATCAAGAGCTATGGAAAAAATGGATCCATCTTTGGAAGAAGCTTCAAGAGTTTCAGGAGCTTCTCCTTTAAAAACTTTATTTAAAGTTACTATTCCAATGATGACACCAAGTATAATAGCTGCTGGACTTTTAGTTTTTGTAGCTTCAGCTTCAGCTTATGGTATTCCATCTATTATTGGAGCACCAGGACAAATTTATACAGTAACTATGCGTATAATAGATTTTGTTCATATCGGTTCAGAAGAAGGGCTTACAGATGCAATGACTCTTGCTGTATTTTTAATGTTGATATCTAATATAATTTTATATATTTCAACATTTGTTGTTGGAAAAAAACAATATATAACAATGAGTGGTAAGTCTACAAGACCAAATATTGTAGAACTAGGAAAATGGAGATTACCTATAACAATAATAATTTCAGTTTTCTCATTTTTTGTAATAATTTTACCATTTATAACAGTTGCTATAACATCATTTACTGTAAACATGGGAAAACCACTTACTTTATCAAATTTATCATTGAAAGCTTGGGAAAAAGTTTTCTCAAGAGCTTCTATTATAAGTTCAACAACAAACAGTTTTATAACAGCAGCTGCTGCAGCATTCTTTGGAATTTTAATTTCTTGTGTAATGGCATATCTATTACAAAGAACAAATGTAAAAGGAAAAAGAATCCCAGACTTTTTGATAACATTAGGTTCTGGAACACCAAGTGTAACAATAGCTTTGGCACTTATAATATCAATGAGTGGTAAATTTGGAATAAATATTTATAATACTTTAACAATAATGGTAGTTGCATATATGATTAAATATATGTTAATGGGAATGAGAACTGTTGTTTCAGCAATGAGTCAAGTTCACCCTTCACTTGAAGAAGCTGCTCAAATATCTGGGGCAAACTGGCTTCGTATGTTAAAAGATGTAACTTTACCATTAATTGGGGCAAGTATTGTTGCAGGAATTTTCTTAATATTTATGCCATCATTCTATGAATTGACAATGTCAACATTGCTTTATTCATCAAATACCAAGACTATTGGATATGAATTATATATTTATCAAACATATCATAGTCAACAGGTTGCAAGTGCATTGGCAACAGCTATTTTACTATTTGTTATTTTAGTTAATTATATTTTAAATAAATTGACTAAGGGACAATTTTCAATATAG